In the genome of Prosthecobacter algae, one region contains:
- a CDS encoding SLC13 family permease translates to MEPYLVIGLLLAAVVLFATEKISVDLVTLGLLCVLVMTGILDVREAFAGFGNEVIVMLGSIFVIGAALRDTGVLDSLGSLLARATGGHPRRVVTGMMSGVGMISAFMNNTTVTAMFLGPVIGMARRLKISPSRLLMPLSFASILGGTCTLIGTSTNVAVSGAMKHRGLEEVGMFEITPIGLVIFITGLIYLVLVGMKWVPERDRAEHANGDAHIREYLSEVVILPSSPLIGQVAFQSDFSVLEFQVVKLRRHEMELPIGPHTQFEEGDIVLVAGKVQNLIKVKKIEGIDIQEDVQLRRSGVDTSDASVAEVVLTPRSSLVGQTLRSSNFRRRTGLSVLALLRGDRTLNDHMADVVLHAGDLLLLQGPYDRFQKFEQEAEMVVITEHSYATSARKRGIATLIAFAVAVTASSLGFLPASIAFLLAALIALATRCITLDTAYENIDWRLLILIGGMTAFGTAMAKSGADALLAGVVTHWLSPYGALTVMAGFCVLTILLTQPMSNAAAALVVLPIALQAAEKLGADPRAFGIAIMLSASISVLTPFEPSCILVYGPGKYRFSDFIKVGSGLTVITLAVILLLVPIFWPLYR, encoded by the coding sequence ATGGAACCTTATCTTGTCATTGGTCTGCTGCTGGCCGCTGTTGTGCTTTTTGCCACGGAGAAAATCTCGGTGGATCTGGTGACGCTGGGCCTGCTTTGCGTCCTAGTAATGACTGGCATCCTGGATGTGAGGGAGGCTTTTGCGGGCTTTGGCAATGAGGTGATCGTGATGCTGGGGTCCATTTTTGTCATTGGTGCAGCCCTGCGGGACACCGGGGTGCTGGACAGTCTGGGGAGCTTGCTGGCGCGGGCCACTGGGGGCCATCCACGAAGGGTCGTTACGGGCATGATGAGTGGGGTCGGGATGATTTCGGCCTTCATGAACAATACCACGGTGACGGCCATGTTTCTGGGACCGGTCATTGGCATGGCCAGACGGCTGAAGATTTCGCCCTCGCGGTTGCTCATGCCGTTGTCCTTTGCCTCCATTTTGGGCGGCACTTGCACGTTGATCGGCACCTCTACCAATGTGGCTGTGAGTGGTGCGATGAAGCACCGGGGGCTGGAGGAGGTGGGGATGTTTGAAATCACTCCCATCGGGCTGGTCATCTTCATCACTGGCCTGATCTACCTCGTCCTGGTGGGAATGAAATGGGTGCCCGAAAGGGATCGCGCCGAGCATGCCAACGGCGATGCCCACATTCGGGAATACCTTTCGGAGGTGGTCATCCTGCCGAGTTCGCCGCTGATTGGCCAGGTCGCCTTTCAGTCGGATTTTTCGGTCCTGGAATTCCAGGTGGTGAAACTGCGTCGCCATGAGATGGAACTGCCCATTGGCCCCCATACCCAGTTTGAGGAGGGGGACATTGTCCTCGTCGCGGGCAAAGTACAGAACCTGATCAAGGTGAAGAAGATCGAGGGCATCGACATTCAGGAAGACGTGCAACTGCGCCGTTCTGGAGTGGATACCAGCGATGCCAGTGTGGCCGAGGTGGTGCTGACGCCCCGCTCCAGCCTCGTGGGCCAGACTCTGCGGAGCAGCAATTTCAGACGTCGCACGGGACTCTCTGTTCTGGCGCTGCTGCGCGGGGACCGCACACTGAATGACCACATGGCGGATGTGGTGCTGCACGCGGGGGACCTTTTGCTGCTGCAGGGGCCGTACGACCGCTTTCAAAAATTCGAGCAGGAGGCCGAAATGGTCGTCATCACCGAGCACAGCTATGCCACCAGTGCGCGCAAGCGCGGCATAGCCACCTTGATTGCCTTTGCGGTGGCGGTGACGGCTAGCAGCCTGGGCTTTTTGCCGGCGTCCATCGCCTTTCTTCTGGCGGCGCTGATCGCGCTGGCCACTCGCTGCATCACGCTGGACACAGCTTACGAAAACATTGACTGGCGTCTGCTGATTCTCATTGGCGGCATGACCGCTTTTGGCACGGCTATGGCCAAGTCGGGCGCGGATGCCCTGCTGGCTGGCGTGGTGACCCACTGGCTGAGTCCCTATGGAGCCCTCACCGTGATGGCGGGTTTTTGTGTCCTGACGATCTTGCTGACACAGCCGATGTCGAATGCGGCGGCTGCTTTGGTGGTTCTGCCCATTGCCCTGCAAGCGGCGGAAAAGCTGGGGGCGGATCCCCGGGCCTTTGGTATTGCGATCATGCTGAGTGCCAGCATCTCGGTGCTGACGCCTTTTGAGCCGAGTTGCATTCTCGTCTATGGGCCGGGCAAGTATCGCTTCAGTGACTTCATCAAGGTGGGCAGCGGACTGACCGTGATTACTCTCGCCGTCATCTTGCTTTTGGTCCCAATCTTTTGGCCTTTGTATCGCTGA
- a CDS encoding TPM domain-containing protein — protein sequence MRCPACRHPALEHDQACTQCGFSLDALAQSMGIPPMLSGPVADVAKVLSKGRRHSVQRAVHALHQRFPQVSFASVLADLSPEVPLALHAFWLFNKGSLFSAVERGGDNRGVLFLVDVPRSRAVAMIGYGLEPFVNETILEVCLNAASGSLAKEDFAASIESFIRELERQITTIVQQLPQALGYVEDKLWVDSSLGEDVAPSLQTVGGSDDLY from the coding sequence ATGCGCTGCCCTGCCTGCCGACATCCTGCCCTGGAGCATGACCAGGCCTGCACGCAGTGCGGGTTTTCACTGGATGCACTGGCGCAGTCCATGGGCATCCCGCCGATGCTGAGTGGACCGGTGGCGGATGTGGCCAAGGTTTTGTCTAAGGGGAGACGGCATTCAGTCCAGCGTGCAGTGCATGCCCTGCACCAGCGGTTTCCGCAGGTCAGCTTTGCATCGGTCTTAGCTGATCTTTCTCCTGAAGTCCCTTTGGCGTTGCATGCCTTTTGGCTGTTCAACAAAGGCAGCCTGTTCAGCGCCGTCGAAAGAGGCGGGGACAACCGGGGTGTTCTTTTTTTAGTGGATGTGCCCCGAAGCCGAGCGGTGGCCATGATCGGTTATGGGCTAGAACCCTTTGTGAACGAGACGATTTTGGAGGTGTGCCTGAATGCCGCCTCAGGGTCGCTGGCCAAAGAGGATTTTGCGGCATCGATTGAGTCCTTCATTCGTGAACTGGAAAGGCAGATCACAACAATTGTGCAGCAGTTGCCCCAGGCTCTCGGTTATGTGGAGGACAAACTCTGGGTGGATTCATCCTTGGGGGAAGATGTCGCCCCAAGTTTGCAGACAGTGGGCGGTTCGGATGATTTGTATTGA
- a CDS encoding DUF5069 domain-containing protein, with translation MAFPLRSPRDMVGGIMVFGRILDKIRLHAKEGLPPGYHLDVIPGSRTFDDRICCLLGVSFADLSERTLAGGTDEEVLEWCFQKGQRPDKEHVEIFNGFMMKRGWRDAAIPGLIKQREEAGLGHREDILTFFDLMDVEEGRAP, from the coding sequence ATGGCATTTCCTCTTCGTTCCCCTCGCGACATGGTCGGCGGCATCATGGTGTTTGGCCGCATTTTGGACAAAATCCGCCTTCATGCGAAGGAGGGACTGCCGCCAGGGTACCATCTGGATGTCATTCCTGGCAGCCGCACCTTTGATGACCGCATCTGCTGCCTTCTTGGGGTGAGCTTTGCCGACCTCAGCGAGCGGACACTGGCCGGTGGAACGGATGAAGAGGTGCTGGAGTGGTGCTTTCAAAAGGGGCAGCGCCCCGACAAGGAGCATGTGGAGATTTTCAATGGCTTCATGATGAAGCGAGGCTGGCGGGATGCCGCTATACCAGGGTTGATCAAGCAGCGGGAAGAGGCGGGTCTGGGGCACCGGGAGGACATCTTGACCTTCTTTGATCTCATGGATGTGGAAGAGGGGCGCGCTCCGTAA
- a CDS encoding nucleotide pyrophosphatase/phosphodiesterase family protein — MPRTAILNVVGLTRRLIGEHTPNIRAFVERNRLALIEPVLPAVTCTAQATYATGKAPRDHGAVANGWYDRDYAEHRFWKQPEQLVQGEKLWDMLRKQDRDFTCAKVFWWYNMHSTADYTITPRPLYLSDGGKVFDIHTQPMGLRDRLKKDLGAFPFMNFWGPASGIESTRWIAASAKWIEEKHWPSLSLVYLPHLDYNLQRVGLNMPLIAEDLRQVDEVVGDLIKFYERRQIQVILLSEYGITDVDQPVHLNRIFREHHWLSIKDELGTETLDLGGSRAFAIADHQLAHIYVNDPSLLNEVRAVLEQTPGVQQVLGKMEKHYAGLNHERSGDLIAIADARSWFTYYYWTDDAKAPEFARCVDIHRKCGYDPVELFLDSKIRFPKLKIGLKLAKKMLGFRMKMDVIPLDATLVKGSHGRIPEDVEDWPVLIGDLPHLPRASSLQATQVCGQLYEACTRAASS, encoded by the coding sequence ATGCCTCGCACCGCCATCCTCAACGTCGTCGGCCTCACCCGCCGCCTCATCGGTGAGCACACGCCAAACATTCGCGCTTTTGTCGAACGGAACCGCCTGGCCCTGATCGAGCCCGTACTGCCAGCCGTCACCTGCACGGCCCAAGCGACCTACGCCACCGGCAAAGCCCCGCGCGACCATGGAGCCGTGGCAAACGGGTGGTATGACCGTGACTATGCCGAGCACCGTTTTTGGAAGCAGCCCGAGCAACTGGTGCAGGGCGAAAAGCTCTGGGACATGCTGCGCAAGCAAGACCGCGACTTCACCTGCGCCAAAGTCTTCTGGTGGTATAACATGCATTCCACGGCGGATTACACCATCACCCCACGCCCCCTTTACCTCTCGGATGGCGGCAAGGTCTTTGACATCCACACGCAGCCCATGGGCCTGCGGGACCGACTGAAAAAAGACCTCGGTGCCTTTCCCTTCATGAACTTCTGGGGCCCAGCCTCCGGCATCGAATCCACTCGCTGGATCGCCGCCAGCGCCAAATGGATCGAGGAAAAACACTGGCCCTCCCTCAGCCTCGTTTACTTGCCCCACCTCGACTACAACCTGCAGCGTGTGGGGCTAAACATGCCCCTCATTGCCGAAGATCTGCGCCAGGTGGATGAAGTGGTAGGCGACCTCATCAAGTTTTACGAGCGCCGCCAAATCCAGGTCATCCTCCTCTCCGAATACGGCATCACCGATGTGGACCAGCCCGTGCATCTGAACCGCATCTTTCGTGAGCATCATTGGTTATCCATCAAGGATGAACTGGGCACGGAGACGCTGGATCTCGGCGGCAGCCGCGCCTTTGCCATTGCCGATCACCAACTGGCCCACATCTACGTCAACGATCCGTCACTCCTGAACGAAGTGCGCGCCGTGCTGGAGCAGACCCCCGGCGTGCAGCAGGTGCTCGGCAAGATGGAAAAGCATTACGCCGGGCTGAATCACGAACGCAGCGGTGACCTCATCGCCATTGCCGATGCCCGCAGTTGGTTCACCTATTATTACTGGACCGATGACGCCAAGGCCCCCGAATTCGCCCGCTGTGTGGACATCCACCGCAAATGTGGTTATGACCCCGTGGAGCTTTTCCTGGACTCAAAGATCCGCTTCCCCAAGCTCAAAATCGGCCTCAAGCTCGCCAAGAAGATGCTCGGCTTCCGCATGAAAATGGATGTCATTCCGCTGGATGCCACCCTGGTCAAAGGCAGCCATGGCCGCATCCCCGAGGACGTCGAGGACTGGCCGGTGCTGATTGGCGACCTCCCGCATCTCCCACGCGCCAGCTCACTCCAGGCCACGCAAGTATGCGGCCAGCTCTATGAAGCTTGCACACGGGCAGCCTCCTCTTGA
- a CDS encoding carbon starvation CstA family protein: MPKFLRILLWIAISALGAGSVAFSAFHKGETINALWIVVAGLCSFAVAYRFYSKWLITKVLMLDDERSTPAHTKKDGKDFVPTNKWVVFGHHFAAIAGPGPLVGPVLAAQFGYLPGMLWILIGATLGGGVHDAIVMFASIRRGGKSVGQMLKEEVNPLVGFVAMISVLAIMTILLAVLGLVVVKALAESPWGLFTIAMTIPLAFCMGVGHTIFKISVKAVTIFGIVGLLVGVWAGSKLGAWGIEHYFEQRGEWMAWAIMIYGFAASVLPVWMLLAPRDYLSTFMKIGTVAVLAIAVIFVAPELHMPKITKFIDGTGPVFLGAVFPFVFITIACGAISGFHALISSGTTPKLLDREGSIRSVAYGAMVTEMLVALMALVAACALQPGEYFAINAGINKTMSPEQVVATISALENGAYPVTVAGMNQLATDIGEKTMFGRAGGAPTFAVGMAQLFARAFGAQWMAFWYHFAIMFEALFILTTIDAGTRVGRFILQDFMGNIWKPLGNTKSLPANVFASAMLVAMWGYFLYQGVVDPLGGINTLWPLFGIANQLLAVIAFCLGTTILIKMGKARYIAVTLAPLALLITATFTAGYIKLFDKNPSMGFLAQVDLYAGKIAAGGTAKELSDWGHLKFNGLVDAWVTGFFLVAVAIIFFGCLVEWIKLLSGAKRPVLHEDPYIPASSEVA, translated from the coding sequence ATGCCCAAATTCCTTCGCATTCTTCTTTGGATCGCCATCTCTGCGCTTGGTGCAGGTTCGGTGGCTTTTTCGGCCTTTCATAAAGGTGAGACGATCAATGCCCTGTGGATTGTGGTAGCCGGGCTGTGTTCCTTTGCGGTGGCCTACCGCTTTTACAGCAAGTGGCTGATCACGAAGGTGCTGATGCTGGATGACGAACGCTCAACACCTGCCCATACCAAAAAGGACGGCAAAGACTTTGTGCCGACGAACAAGTGGGTCGTTTTCGGTCACCACTTTGCGGCCATTGCGGGTCCTGGACCGCTGGTCGGCCCGGTGCTGGCGGCGCAGTTTGGTTACCTGCCAGGCATGCTGTGGATTCTTATCGGTGCCACGCTGGGCGGCGGGGTGCATGATGCGATTGTGATGTTTGCCTCCATCCGCCGCGGTGGAAAATCCGTCGGGCAGATGCTGAAGGAGGAGGTGAACCCTCTCGTCGGTTTTGTGGCGATGATTTCAGTGCTCGCCATCATGACCATCCTGCTCGCTGTGCTGGGGCTGGTCGTTGTGAAGGCTCTGGCAGAGAGCCCGTGGGGCCTTTTCACCATCGCCATGACTATCCCACTGGCGTTCTGCATGGGCGTGGGGCACACCATCTTTAAGATCAGTGTCAAAGCCGTGACGATTTTTGGGATCGTGGGGCTGCTGGTAGGGGTTTGGGCGGGTAGCAAACTCGGAGCCTGGGGAATTGAGCACTACTTTGAGCAGCGCGGCGAATGGATGGCCTGGGCGATTATGATCTACGGCTTCGCTGCTTCGGTCCTGCCGGTCTGGATGCTTTTGGCACCTCGTGACTACCTCAGCACCTTCATGAAAATCGGCACGGTGGCGGTGCTGGCGATTGCAGTCATCTTTGTCGCACCGGAACTGCACATGCCGAAGATCACGAAGTTCATTGATGGCACCGGGCCTGTGTTCCTCGGCGCGGTGTTTCCTTTTGTGTTCATCACCATCGCTTGCGGGGCCATCTCCGGTTTCCATGCACTGATCTCCAGCGGTACCACACCGAAGTTGCTGGACCGTGAAGGCAGCATCCGCAGCGTGGCCTATGGAGCCATGGTTACTGAGATGCTGGTGGCCCTGATGGCGTTGGTCGCCGCCTGTGCGCTGCAGCCGGGCGAATACTTCGCCATCAATGCGGGCATCAACAAAACCATGTCGCCTGAGCAGGTGGTGGCCACGATCAGTGCGCTGGAAAACGGGGCCTACCCCGTGACGGTGGCGGGCATGAACCAGTTGGCGACCGACATTGGTGAAAAGACCATGTTTGGACGCGCCGGGGGGGCACCGACCTTTGCTGTGGGCATGGCCCAGCTCTTCGCCCGCGCTTTTGGCGCTCAGTGGATGGCCTTTTGGTACCACTTCGCCATCATGTTTGAGGCGCTCTTCATTCTCACGACGATTGATGCCGGAACTCGTGTGGGCCGCTTCATTCTCCAGGATTTCATGGGCAACATCTGGAAGCCGCTCGGCAATACGAAGAGTCTGCCAGCCAACGTCTTTGCCAGTGCTATGCTTGTGGCCATGTGGGGTTACTTCCTCTATCAGGGGGTGGTGGATCCTCTCGGCGGCATCAACACCCTTTGGCCTTTGTTTGGCATCGCGAACCAGCTTCTAGCGGTGATCGCCTTCTGTCTGGGGACGACCATTTTGATCAAGATGGGCAAGGCTCGATACATCGCTGTGACGCTGGCTCCGCTGGCGCTGCTCATCACGGCCACCTTCACGGCGGGTTACATCAAGCTGTTCGACAAGAATCCGAGCATGGGCTTCCTCGCTCAGGTGGACCTGTATGCGGGTAAGATCGCCGCAGGTGGCACTGCCAAAGAGTTGTCCGACTGGGGGCACCTGAAGTTCAACGGTCTGGTAGATGCCTGGGTGACCGGCTTCTTCCTGGTGGCGGTGGCGATCATCTTTTTCGGCTGTTTGGTGGAGTGGATCAAGTTGCTGAGTGGGGCCAAACGCCCGGTTCTGCATGAAGACCCCTACATCCCAGCTTCCAGCGAGGTTGCCTGA